Part of the Arachis hypogaea cultivar Tifrunner chromosome 6, arahy.Tifrunner.gnm2.J5K5, whole genome shotgun sequence genome, tgAGAAAATAGAGAGTGAATTTCTGAGATTAAACcatcaggcaacttgaagcaagacaatgtataaataggaatagcttctcccactgccttaAGCAATACGTGTCTACCACCTGACGATAGAAGATTGTGCTTCCACCCTTGAATTCTTTTCCGAACcttttctttgatcatactaaaagaagccttttacgatttagagactgtagaaggcaaaccaaagtatttatcctgagccccaatatgattaatattcatagagttagccagtagtgtacgagtagtggatggagtgttgtggctaaagaatacagcagatttattaagatttaccctctgaccactgatgctttcataagaattcaataaatgcaggatatttgaacatgcttcaggattagccttacagaataagatggaatcatcagcaaagaggaggtggttgaccttgggacatcgtctatgtatctgaagaccctgaattagtctgttttgttctgccttgtgtagcaagaaggagagaccttctgcacagaaaagaaaaagatagggagatagaggatctccttgtcgaatacatctatttggtttgaagaaaccataaggttgtccttccacaataacagaataagaaacagttgtcactaattctcgaatccacatgatccaccgggagtcaaaaccaaacttctccaatataaaccaaagaaagtgccattccaccctatcatatgccttactcatatctaattttagcgccatttcattttcgagtccccttttttgttcttcaagtaatgcatacactcgtgagcaattaggatattatcagagattaatatgcctttaataaaagcactctgcgtagggctaattagtctattcatcatacCCTGAAGTCTATGTTCAAATACTTtggagataatcttgtaaaagactgAAGATAGGCTTATTGGTCTTACCTGAGTCATATCTTTAGCATCAAAAATCTTGGGAATAAGACAGATCTGAGTGTGATTAAAATCCTTCGAAATTCTGCCCCCTGAAAAGAAGCTCTTAACTGCTCGAAACACATCACCACTAAGTATGTTCCAgaagctttgaaaaaattttgctgtcatactgtaaaacccggttaattaacggctaattagcctataaatgagaatttattctagaaagcccaaaatatgatttttatggctaaatgtgatagaggagattgagacgagaatttcggtaccaattttatagaaatcggaccaagattggaccgaacgggccaaaccgggccaaccggacccaaagtgggcccttggcccaacataactagaccaaaaccctagttttcagcactctctctcctcacaacactcaaaACACGCTGAAAGttagagagaatgagagaagaaCACTCCCTCAaccttctatctctcacttgatcttcaaaccaccataacttttgatctagagctccgattgccgctccgtttgtggccacgcgttcaccgcggagagctctacaaaatccatacaATTAATTTTGAGGTAAGTCATGTTtttctcttcgaaattccagccttgttttcgagttttatgagcaaaaatgttgagattttgggctctttgatgttataggacccaactctcttgaaggagaaggttaatcttgtctccttggaccttgggtgtggtaagattctcaaccctagtgtaatttgttgttctatgatgtttgggtattgagatcatgtgtatgggtatgatgattgtggcttaggttgtgtatatgtgaatattggagcttgattggtgattttgaaaagcttgaaaaagggatttggtggtgaaaaatctattcttggaggtgttgagaccttaagagcttgtggataagtgatttggaagtgctccggttgagcttgggaaatcggctaaggtatggtttcggtttcccgtatctaatatgtaatgtggtaggaaatacttaggctagaggccctaagataggcattgaattgttgatgttgttgaattgttgatatatatgatgtggtcatatatgtgatgatgattaatgatgccttgatggtatgatgtatgagaaatatgcatgttgcgatatatgcttgatgattggttatggttgaatgtgagttgaaccatgttgatagtgagtatgatattgattgtgtacaattatgatttattggaattggtgttgttgagaattggcatgaggaagagtatatgatatgtcaatatgtttgagtttgagccacttgggtgaagtgggttaaaatgataagatagtgattttgtaaattgtggtaaagtgtcaatgtgtgagttgaggaggcttgatgttgaaattgatatattttgattgatttcaaagaaaagggatgaaatggcatattttgattgattttgaaaagagttgaatatggcttgttttgaaaatggcatgttgtggttttgtatgaaaaacatggtttttgggcatactttgacgggacataacttggactacagatctctgttttgtaccaaatctgtttagaaatgaaattggatccggcaTGTtcctgccgttcgaagaacgggtgaaaaacgatttaaaatgaggaagttatgtccgtcagaagattgggggttgaaactgtgaattctgcagcttttaacttagaaaaatttttagcagaatgaccccccgcgcgtaggcgcacatggcgcgtacgcgccattctTCTAGAtagcgtcatccacgcgtgcgcgtgatgtgcgcgggcgcgccgatgtgctgcacccaatgcccagccattttccagagagttatgccagaactgtgccagttttgtgcctggggcacgagagtacctacgcgtacacgtggttgacgcgtgcgcgtcgtttgactagttttcaatccacgtgttagcgtgcatgacgcttacgcgtcgatgagttttcgaggccatccacgcgtgcgcgtggagtgcgcgtacgcgtggacctgttttcatcccaaagttgatttttgagttttaaaagccaaatttcatacttctaagcctccgatctcaccacttatatcttaaatcattatgatatgtctagctatgagaagaaaggctagtgaatgtggtaacttgcgcgtgaagcaaggggaaaatgaatgatcattgaggatcaagcatgattatgtgagatgcggaggatggtggtggaagtgcttgttatgccatgggccgaaaggccgtatttgttaatgagatggctggttatggatttaaccgtgatgccgatgggctggttatggatttaaccgtgagccggatggctagattattgccgtgttacggcggagccatgattatggccatgtataaatgcatatatgctgttgaatgaattgtgaatgttgcacttccactgttggagatgagagtttccctgggaggaagcagtggctagccaccacgtgctccaggttgagactcgaagctcttttgaccttatgtcataagtgtggccgggcactgtgaaaaacccggatgagctcgcccccgtaaatattcaccagtgaaggtgatggatatagatcatgattatgatcaagtttatgacgagtataactcgagttggggatgcgtgacgagtattacttgctaattgtctaaatgccttaattgttcctatttgtatattccttgattgatataactgtgtttgctacattatactcctgctggtggttgggaggtctgaaggaattggaaaggaaagtattagttagactgaagtatctttagtcagatgccctttatggtttagcttgtttataagctttgatattatctggaggaagttctaggattgccttcggctttcctctattattatgtattatatatgtggaagctgttaccatgctggggacctctggttcttacccatgcggattttgtggttttcagatgcaggacgtgaggtttcccgctgaggcatgctggagacttctagatttgcgaagatcctttgttctcggggctatgttttggcttatatgtttttcttagatacttttatctccattaaataatacaaactgtgatgactcctcttatgggagattttagaGAATagattttatgtatttgtgtccctttgggtttcctttggggtttttcttatttttatcatatgtatatattgctatgctcggaccggttatcttcgcagccggatcttgagtcttgatattcctatttttgacactcctttgtatatatataatcacgcgttggttatccttgttcgttacgttatcgatcggagtgttgcgctttagagttgcgatttttgtttacccctttttctacaaaggctcctagttataatcagtcattcatactactatacgtactaatttttattttagaggtcgtaataccttgccatctctgaattatgtcTTAAGCATatgactctgtatggtagggtgttacacataccATCATCTCCTGGAGCACTTTGAGGATGAATGCTAAATGTCGCACGTTTCACTTCCTCCATAGTCACTGGTCTTTGAAGCCTACGGTTCATGTGAGCTGTAACCTTAGGTTCAAAATCAGTAAACAGAGGTTCAGGGTTCTCATGACAACTGGAGGAAAAGATGTCCTTGAAATAAGATTCAGCCACAGAAGCAATACCAGCATTTGAAGTAGCCACTTCACCGTCACTACCAGTTAGTTGCCAAATTCTATTCCTTCGGGTTcgatttctaaatttctgatggaagaaagtTGTATTCTGATCGCCAGATTTGagccatttgactctagacttatctttccaataagattCCTCATTTTGCAATGCTTTTTCAAGTTTGTCCTCTATTTCTGAAATGATGTTGCCTCCATGAATTCCTACTAAACGAAGTTCCTCTAATTCAGActgtagtaaatcaatctccaccttCGAATTAGATCTGTATTCTTGCTGCCATCTGACAATCTTATGACGACAATGCTTTAGTTTTTGAGCTAGGATATACATGGCTGAACCATCAATCTATTCGTGCTAAACCTCTCTAACAATCTGCCTTATTTCATCATTGGAACACcatctttcttggaatttgaatcggtgtttagatctctcagttctcgggttagagtctaagagaagatgggagtgatccgagcctgattctgacagtctaagaaccgttgcattgggatagagttgctgccaatcaactcctaccaggaatcggtccagtctttcctgtatcaactcatcacccctccgtctattcgaccaagtgaatggtcttccgaccataccaatatcaataagagaattatcatcaataaaactgTTAAAGGTTTcgatagaagaaggagatttaGCACCCCCACCTGCTTTCTCCAATTGACTAGAAATGGCATTAAAATCACCCATTAACACAACCTTACCATCAAACTGTTGCGTGACTGAAGTTAATTCAGCAAACTGAGCCATTCTATGTTGATCATTTGAGCTGACATAAACACCTAGAACACCATAGAGATCATTAGATCCAGCTGTCAGAACTGATGCCGCAATGAAGAATCTACCATGCTGCAAAATCTAAACAGTGCAACCATCCCTCAATGCCATTGCCAAACCCCCTGATAATCCATCCGGATCCACAATAAACCATTCCTTGAAACCACAAGATCTTAATTTTCCTTCAACTTGtcgagattgattttttgtttcacagataaaaccaacatcgggggagtaggatttgcaaatccctttaagattgtggattgtcaagggtctccccaaaccccgacaattccacgagagcagtttcatatttctttgggtgccacttgaaggctggcaccctccaccgtCATAGCATCAGAGACAATATCATTGagacaaattttttttgaaatttcttcAGTACCATTACCTCCACTCCTCCGTTTGAAACCTATCACAGACTTTCTGGCAAGTTGTTTCAGGTTTGGCTTTTTGTTCTCCTTTTTAAGCTTGGATATGACATTGTTATTGTGTTGGACATTATTCATGGTATAGGATATCTCCAATAGAgcattagaagaagaattagtatcaGTAGCCGTACCTGTATTTTCTGATTCACCCTCATTTTCTTCTCTAGAACCCGAATTAGCAgcaattttttcattattctgTTTTTTCTGATCATCTTGCACACTCATTTTTGAGAAACTATCAAAAGCCAAGCAGGTGGAGATTTTTTCTTTGGTTGAGCTGGAATAGAACCATCCCGAGGTTGGTTAGGATTGAAGGAAGCTCTCTTTTCAGTTAAACGCCTACCGACTTGATCTACCTTAAGTCATTCACCAACTTTATCTTCCTTGATATTGTTTTGGGCAGAATCATCAATAAAACATTGGCAGTTCTTAGATTCATGCCCCAATTTTGCACAATAAGTACAGAACACACCTATACGTTCATAGCGTACTCCAATTTCCAGCATTTTCTGATTAGGATCAAGCAGTTTCAGTGTATCCCTCATTCTTTTATCACTGTTCAGTTCCACTTTAGGCTTCACTATGCGTGTATCGTTGCCTCTAACTTCAAATAGAGCAACATCTTCAATTTGACCAAGTCTCCCACCCAATTTTCGTCCAACCTCAAGTATTTTGTATTGTTCAGAAAATCCCCAAAATTGTGTCCATACAGGAAAAGAAGAGATGTGATTATCCTCCATGTTTATTGATTTCTTCCATCTGCGAACATGAATAACAAAACTCTTGAATAACCAAGGTGAACCTCTCTCAATTCGAGTCACATCAGAGTCATtctcaaagaaaaattgaaactgGTTACTGAATTTTTTGACTACTCTGAATCCTTCTAGTTTATTCCATATTGCATACAGAGCTCCTTCCATGGTACCTACGGAAAAGATCCGATCTGAGAAAATTCTTCCAGACAGGCTCCGTGTACAGGCTTGAATTCCTTCGGAAACATCTTCATAAGCTAAAACGATCAAGTCATCCTCCTGATCACTATCAATTATACGAGGGTTCTGTGTCTCTGATTTGTTGCTCATGGTGTAGAGAAAAACAGAATTGGTATTTAATGATTTTAGAGAGAAATAAGATATATGGAATGAGTGAATTAGAAAACGAAATGAATTAAAAGAAGAATGAATTGGGAGAGAAAACGAAAATTAGGGaactaagtggaaaagaaattaagagaagaaagtagaagaagatagaaaagactttgacgaagaaaagacaaagaaaggtgtaaccaTGGAGGCGGCGCAGTGAAACCCTAGTAAAGCATGAACGAACTCATAGGGCGCGAGTACGTACTCCCgcatattgttgttgttgctgttgctaataagaacaattttatttttacagataataataatcaaattattttCGTCTATTTAATATTATggtttgataaataataataataatatcatatttGATCTTTAAAAGATTAATTAAGGTCATGTTTAATGCTATAACAttcgttaataataataataataataataataataataataataataataattttgttttaatattataatttttgttttaataataataaacaagtaaGAATGTTCCTAGTTTTACTAAAATTGAATATAATAGTAATTCTTAAGCTCATTTTTTTGTTGAATAAAAAACTCtcatattttttatctattatttttgttgttttatttattatcatgataaattttataaaattttgaagtcaccaatattattttttatttaaaaaatgagttcaagaattattattatatgcaaagctaattctaattaataaactACAGTATTGTCTACATTTCATATCATTCTACAAATGCCCTAGCATAAGAGAGAACCAACATTCTAcgtgtttttttctctttcttccaaCACATTTCAgcagatgaaaaaaaaaatcactttttttATCGTAACATTGCCCTTAAAATATAACACACCCTAAATAAAATGTTGAAAATACTCCCATGTTTAattgattaataataataataatgattattgGATGTTTGTGTTACAAAAATTTgtggtgaaaataaaaaatattgttttaatttatgatatttctattttattaatgtttttaaatgtcaattttttttactatacACGTTTTTAAAGTATCGAAAATGTTatgtattttttactttttatccttattatattttttttaattagaattttattgtgatttgtattttttttagaattgtgatttatattttaaaagttgAAGCACTTTagccaaaatttataaaataaggtctgataaacaaaaaaaatttaatccaaCTTTGTGAAAGTCGAGACACTGTTTCTATAAAGTCTCCATCCATAAACTCAACTCTCAACAACGAGCCAGCTTTAAGTAACAGTAGCTCAAAGCCTCAAACCTAGCCTCCTTCCAAGCGGCTTtggcaaataaaaaattttaaatttttatacattGGGCAATGGCTGAATCAGTTGCACACCCAATGTAGGCCTATTTACATTCTTATCCACCACAATAAACATCCCTTAATTGCAattgttcaaattttttaaattatatctatacGTCTATAGTTTTTGGAACTAAATGTTCCGTGTCCGTACAAAGGAACACGTGAACATCTTCTATTATTCTTTGGAAGCCAAAGAAATAAAGatgcttaaaatattttttttaaatgtttttcagtaattaaaatttaacatatataatcgattaaatcagattatttttgtcaaaattaggctacacaaattaatttaaacaaaacaatggtgaatcaaattttgaacgattctaaattaatattatttttttataaaagatgattacaatacccttattataaagaatgattaaaatactcttattaaaatactcttatatatatatatattaaaaaaatttctaaatcatAATCCTACGATAGAAAATAAAGgactaaaatttaggattctcaaaattaatatatataatagaagtattttagtcattttttataatagggtattgtagtaattttctataaaaaataatattaatttagaccaattcaagatttgattcactatttttttgttaaattaatttgtgtaacctaattttaacaaaaataacacgatttaattaattatatatattaaattttaattattaaaaaacaactTTATAAAAAGACGTCTTCGACGTCTTTATTTGAGTCATTCCTTATTCTTTATTCTCTTCATACAAATACTCTGTCATAGAATTATCCTTTTAGTAAACCAATCCATTTTTTACAACAGCAGAAGTTTTTCATCAATTCGATTAAAGTATTGGATCACTATGATTCCAGGTAATTTCAATTAAATATATGTTAAGattatcattaataaaaaaatttaattttttattttaaaaaataaattataaatttattaaaaatttaagttttatatgattttttatacaaactttttaattaataatattaaaatttattcttagcacatatattaactaaattttaaaactttttttattattttagaataaagcgacaaataaattctaaatatttatatttcagacaaattaattttaaagaaaaaaatattaataaaattctcTAGAATAACAAACGTGAATAAATTAGCTTTAATTAAAGTTTTTATCCTAATCATAGAGATTAATTTAAAGATAATGTATCCTgctatcttaaaaaattttattgatattttttttataaattaatttgtccaaagtgtaaattctcaaaaatttatttatcattttactctattatttatatcatataatTCTATAAATTCTAATGTAATATTTTATCAGGATTGCTACACATCTAACTATTTTTTCATCCAAGTTTAACTAAATAGGTCcaacatcaacaacaaccacTTTTATTAAAAGAGCGTCATTACACGCGCTTTTTCTTGTTTTCCTCCTcgcgtttcttcttcttttcttttaaatacaCGCatatgtcctcttcttcttcttttaaattcacgcatacctcctcctcctcctcctccttcgcgCACGCAGATTCTTTTTctacttctcctcctcctcctcctcctcctcctcatcatcatcatcttcttgttTTCCTCTTTCGTTgtcatcatcaccaacaacaccaacattttgctcatggattattttttcaatcgaattgaatggaatccgattgctaaattgaattgaattgaatagacGCAGGagttttgaattgaattgaattgataatctt contains:
- the LOC112805879 gene encoding uncharacterized protein, with product MSNKSETQNPRIIDSDQEDDLIVLAYEDVSEGIQACTRSLSGRIFSDRIFSVGTMEGALYAIWNKLEGFRVVKKFSNQFQFFFENDSDVTRIERGSPWLFKSFVIHVRRWKKSINMEDNHISSFPVWTQFWGFSEQYKILEVGRKLGGRLGQIEDVALFEVRGNDTRIVKPKVELNSDKRMRDTLKLLDPNQKMLEIGVRYERIGVFCTYCAKLGHESKNCQCFIDDSAQNNIKEDKVGE